In Aestuariibaculum lutulentum, one DNA window encodes the following:
- the gyrB gene encoding DNA topoisomerase (ATP-hydrolyzing) subunit B: MSEAKEEFNKNGYSADSIQALEGMEHVRMRPSMYIGDVGVRGLHHLVYEVVDNSIDEALAGHCNNITVAINEDNSITVEDDGRGIPVDLHKKEGISALEVVMTKIGAGGKFDKDSYKVSGGLHGVGVSCVNALSDHLKATVHRDGKIWEQEYERGKSLYPVKQVGETDKRGTIVTFKPDATIFQQTLEYSYDTLASRMRELAYLNKGITIHLIDKRAVKKDGEFEGETFHSEEGLKEFIKYLDATREPLMQHVISFEGEKNGVPVEVAMVYNTSYAENLHSYVNNINTHEGGTHLSGFRRGLTNTLKKYADESGMLDKLKFDIAGDDFREGLTAIVSVKVAEPQFEGQTKTKLGNREVSACVSQAVSEMLADYLEEHPDDAKIIVQKVILAAQARHAAQKAREMVQRKTVMSIGGLPGKLSDCSEQDPAKCEVFLVEGDSAGGTAKQGRDRAFQAILPLRGKILNVEKAMTHKVFENEEIKNIFTALGVTIGTEEDSKALNLSKLRYHKIVIMCDADIDGSHIATLILTFFFRYMKELIEEGHVYIATPPLYLVKKGNKKQYAWNDKERDAITEEFGGSVSVQRYKGLGEMNAEQLWDTTMNPEFRTLRMVQIDNGTEADRIFSMLMGDEVPPRRDFIEKNAVYANIDA; encoded by the coding sequence ATGAGCGAAGCAAAAGAAGAATTTAACAAGAATGGTTATTCGGCCGATAGTATTCAGGCTCTTGAAGGAATGGAGCACGTACGTATGCGTCCGTCGATGTATATTGGAGATGTAGGCGTTCGTGGATTACACCACTTGGTATATGAGGTCGTAGATAACTCGATTGATGAGGCTTTAGCCGGACACTGTAACAATATTACTGTAGCAATTAACGAGGATAACTCGATTACTGTTGAGGATGATGGTCGTGGTATCCCTGTAGATTTACATAAAAAAGAAGGTATCTCTGCGCTTGAGGTTGTAATGACTAAAATTGGTGCCGGAGGTAAATTCGATAAAGATTCATATAAAGTATCTGGTGGTTTACACGGGGTAGGTGTGAGTTGTGTTAACGCACTTTCAGACCATTTAAAAGCAACCGTTCACCGCGATGGTAAAATCTGGGAACAAGAGTACGAAAGAGGAAAGTCGTTGTACCCTGTAAAGCAAGTAGGCGAAACCGATAAGCGTGGAACCATCGTGACCTTTAAGCCTGATGCGACTATTTTCCAACAAACTTTAGAGTATAGCTACGATACTTTAGCAAGCAGAATGCGTGAGTTGGCATACTTAAATAAAGGAATTACTATTCATTTAATTGATAAACGCGCTGTTAAAAAAGATGGTGAATTTGAAGGTGAAACATTCCATTCGGAAGAAGGTCTTAAAGAATTTATCAAGTATTTAGATGCGACTCGCGAGCCATTAATGCAGCATGTTATTTCTTTTGAAGGAGAGAAAAATGGTGTGCCTGTTGAGGTGGCTATGGTGTATAATACATCGTATGCCGAAAATTTACACTCTTACGTAAATAACATTAATACACACGAAGGAGGAACTCACTTATCAGGTTTCCGTCGTGGTTTAACAAATACGCTTAAGAAGTATGCAGATGAATCAGGTATGTTAGACAAATTAAAGTTTGACATTGCCGGTGATGATTTCCGTGAAGGTTTAACAGCCATTGTATCTGTAAAAGTGGCAGAGCCGCAATTCGAAGGACAAACAAAAACGAAATTAGGTAACCGCGAGGTTTCAGCTTGTGTAAGTCAGGCGGTTTCTGAAATGTTAGCCGATTACTTAGAAGAACACCCAGACGATGCTAAAATTATTGTTCAAAAGGTAATCTTGGCAGCTCAGGCGCGTCATGCAGCACAAAAAGCGCGTGAGATGGTTCAACGTAAAACCGTTATGAGTATTGGTGGTTTACCTGGTAAATTAAGTGACTGTTCGGAGCAGGATCCTGCAAAATGTGAAGTATTCCTTGTCGAGGGAGATTCGGCAGGTGGTACTGCAAAACAAGGTCGTGACCGTGCGTTCCAGGCGATTTTACCATTACGTGGTAAAATCTTGAATGTTGAAAAAGCCATGACTCATAAAGTGTTCGAAAATGAAGAGATTAAAAATATCTTTACAGCTTTGGGAGTTACTATAGGTACAGAAGAAGATAGTAAAGCTTTAAACTTATCGAAATTACGTTATCACAAGATTGTAATTATGTGTGATGCCGATATTGATGGTTCTCACATTGCTACACTAATCTTAACGTTTTTCTTCCGTTATATGAAGGAACTTATTGAAGAAGGTCACGTATATATTGCAACACCTCCATTATATTTAGTTAAGAAGGGAAATAAAAAGCAATACGCTTGGAATGATAAAGAGCGTGATGCCATTACAGAAGAATTTGGAGGTAGTGTAAGTGTTCAGCGTTATAAAGGTCTTGGAGAGATGAATGCGGAGCAATTATGGGATACGACTATGAATCCGGAATTCAGAACTTTACGTATGGTGCAAATCGATAACGGTACTGAAGCCGATAGAATTTTCTCTATGTTAATGGGAGATGAGGTGCCACCTCGTAGAGATTTCATTGAAAAGAATGCTGTTTATGCTAATATTGATGCATAA
- a CDS encoding porin family protein, whose translation MKNLFFTIIGAIIFNLNSFAQDAHFGIKGGYNLAAVQYDDDYETGQRHGFHIGFYGESFLNENIALQVEFLYSQQGFELEGNNATFTQKLDYLNLPLMLKLYPDKHFFLEAGPQVGLAISHKEEYKGLFFDGFRETEPDNFDWGLNFGAGFKTDSGVSFGARYHLGMGDIYDDGNPKNRVWQFSVGFDF comes from the coding sequence ATGAAAAATTTATTTTTTACAATTATTGGTGCAATCATATTTAATTTAAATTCTTTTGCACAAGATGCTCATTTTGGTATCAAAGGCGGGTACAATCTGGCCGCCGTACAATACGACGACGATTACGAAACCGGACAACGTCATGGATTTCACATAGGGTTTTACGGTGAATCTTTCCTTAATGAAAATATAGCATTGCAAGTTGAGTTTCTATATTCACAACAAGGTTTTGAATTAGAAGGAAATAATGCCACTTTCACCCAAAAACTGGATTATTTAAACCTACCTTTAATGTTAAAATTATATCCGGATAAGCATTTCTTTCTTGAAGCCGGACCACAGGTTGGCTTAGCTATATCTCACAAAGAAGAATATAAAGGTTTATTTTTTGACGGATTTAGAGAAACCGAACCCGATAATTTTGATTGGGGCCTAAATTTTGGTGCTGGTTTTAAAACAGATTCAGGTGTATCTTTTGGCGCCAGATATCACTTAGGTATGGGAGATATTTATGACGATGGAAATCCGAAAAACCGCGTATGGCAATTCTCCGTAGGTTTCGATTTCTAA
- a CDS encoding zinc metalloprotease — protein sequence MKNKLLLLLVSLIVLSSCTKDNSNSSSNYKIENQQATGSSAYDILSDDTYKSLVIELVYVEGFAPTAAALNNFQNFLNDRIYKPDGITIETRAIASPGESPYTTKEIAAIEDKNRTLYNSENQIAVWMFFADGESDQNDEDSVVLGTAYRNTSFVIYEETIHGYSDSRYEPNRGTLESTVINHEFGHILGLTNLGTAMTEDHEDPEHDKHCDVESCLMYWAAESSSSLGNLFNAGTVPQLDPKCLADLQANGGK from the coding sequence ATGAAAAACAAACTACTCCTGCTACTTGTCTCTCTAATTGTTCTTAGTTCATGTACTAAAGACAACTCTAACAGTTCAAGCAATTATAAAATTGAAAACCAACAGGCAACAGGAAGTTCAGCTTATGATATTCTTTCTGATGATACTTATAAAAGCTTAGTAATAGAATTAGTTTATGTTGAAGGTTTTGCTCCAACAGCGGCAGCATTAAACAATTTTCAAAATTTTTTAAATGACCGAATTTACAAACCCGACGGCATTACAATAGAAACGCGTGCCATTGCTTCTCCGGGAGAATCACCATATACCACAAAAGAAATTGCTGCGATTGAAGATAAGAATCGTACCCTTTACAATTCAGAAAACCAAATAGCTGTTTGGATGTTTTTCGCCGATGGAGAATCTGACCAAAACGATGAAGACAGTGTTGTTTTAGGTACAGCCTACCGCAATACGTCGTTTGTTATTTACGAAGAAACCATTCATGGCTATAGCGATAGCCGATACGAGCCCAACCGAGGCACATTGGAATCTACTGTGATTAACCATGAATTTGGCCATATTTTAGGACTTACCAATTTAGGAACCGCCATGACCGAAGACCATGAAGATCCGGAACACGATAAACATTGCGACGTTGAGAGCTGCCTGATGTACTGGGCTGCAGAAAGCTCTTCAAGTCTAGGAAATCTCTTTAATGCAGGAACCGTTCCGCAATTAGACCCGAAATGCCTTGCCGATTTACAAGCTAACGGAGGTAAATAA
- a CDS encoding DUF6588 family protein, translating into MKKIALFTIFGLATLVSKAQNDVDALLIAGVENAQRFTNDYLAPATNGLMYSMNANWFNTADAKPLGGFEISVVMNASLISKSDKSFLMNIADYNSADYDYVVNFSDFETSKQVATALGENNPDIDIIITDKNNPLSSERITLPSGIGNASGNLLPSAFIQGGVGLIKGIEVKARFMPEIKTDEVAFNMYGAGLQFEATKWLPADKLLPVALSGLVAYTYLGASYDLTESSGVDGDNQKLENDTNTWLFQLIASTKLPIINFYGGVGYISGKSESDLLGTYTVTTGPLSGSQSITDPFSVSSKVSGMRGTVGTKLKIGFFRFNAEYHLAEFNAFSVGLNFGFR; encoded by the coding sequence ATGAAAAAAATTGCTTTATTCACAATCTTTGGTTTAGCGACATTAGTTTCGAAAGCCCAAAATGATGTCGACGCGTTACTTATTGCTGGTGTTGAAAATGCACAACGATTTACAAACGATTATCTGGCACCGGCAACCAATGGTTTAATGTACAGTATGAATGCTAACTGGTTTAATACCGCTGATGCCAAACCTTTAGGAGGATTTGAAATTTCGGTGGTTATGAATGCTTCTTTAATTAGTAAATCGGATAAATCGTTTTTAATGAATATTGCAGATTATAACAGTGCGGATTATGATTATGTTGTGAATTTTTCAGATTTTGAGACATCAAAACAGGTGGCTACCGCTTTAGGAGAAAATAATCCAGACATCGATATTATAATCACAGATAAAAATAACCCGCTTTCCAGCGAACGCATTACATTACCTTCGGGCATTGGTAATGCAAGTGGTAATTTATTACCCTCAGCATTTATTCAAGGTGGTGTTGGCTTAATAAAAGGCATTGAAGTTAAAGCGCGTTTTATGCCTGAAATTAAAACCGATGAGGTTGCCTTTAATATGTACGGTGCTGGATTACAGTTTGAAGCAACCAAATGGTTGCCGGCTGATAAATTATTGCCCGTAGCACTTTCTGGTCTGGTGGCTTATACGTATCTTGGCGCTTCTTATGATTTAACAGAATCGTCGGGCGTTGATGGAGACAATCAGAAGTTGGAAAACGATACCAATACTTGGCTGTTTCAGTTAATTGCTTCAACCAAATTGCCTATTATTAATTTTTATGGTGGAGTAGGGTATATCAGCGGAAAATCGGAATCTGATTTATTAGGAACTTACACTGTTACTACAGGGCCATTAAGTGGTTCGCAAAGTATAACCGATCCGTTTTCGGTATCCAGCAAAGTATCTGGAATGCGAGGAACTGTTGGTACGAAATTAAAAATAGGTTTTTTCAGATTTAATGCAGAATACCATTTAGCTGAGTTTAATGCCTTTTCTGTCGGGTTAAACTTTGGCTTCAGATAA
- a CDS encoding malate dehydrogenase, whose protein sequence is MKVTVVGAGAVGASCAEYIAIKNFASEVVLVDIKEGYAEGKAMDLMQTASLNGFDTKITGVTGDYSKTADSDICVITSGIPRKPGMTREELIGINAGIVKSVAASLIEHSPNTIIIVVSNPMDTMTYLVHKTTNLPKNRIIGMGGALDSARFKYRLAEALEAPISDVDGMVIGGHSDTGMVPLTSHATRNSVKVSEFLSEERLQQVAEDTKVGGATLTKLLGTSAWYAPGAAVSGLVQAIACDQKKMYPCSTLLDGEYELSDICIGVPVILGKNGIESIVNIPLSDAEKAHMQSSAEGVRKTNGLLEL, encoded by the coding sequence ATGAAAGTTACAGTAGTAGGTGCAGGCGCCGTAGGTGCTAGTTGTGCAGAGTACATTGCCATTAAAAATTTTGCTTCAGAAGTCGTTTTAGTAGACATTAAAGAAGGCTATGCCGAGGGTAAAGCTATGGATTTAATGCAAACCGCTTCGTTAAATGGTTTTGATACAAAAATTACAGGTGTAACAGGAGATTACAGTAAAACAGCAGATAGCGATATTTGTGTTATTACTTCTGGAATTCCAAGAAAACCGGGTATGACTCGCGAGGAATTAATTGGTATTAATGCTGGAATTGTTAAATCTGTTGCTGCCAGCTTAATCGAACATTCACCAAACACCATCATCATTGTTGTAAGTAATCCAATGGATACCATGACGTACTTAGTGCATAAAACAACAAACTTACCTAAAAACCGAATTATAGGTATGGGTGGTGCTTTAGATTCAGCACGTTTTAAGTACCGTTTAGCTGAAGCTTTAGAAGCTCCAATTAGCGATGTAGACGGAATGGTTATTGGTGGTCATAGTGATACAGGTATGGTGCCTTTAACATCGCATGCTACAAGAAATAGTGTGAAAGTTTCAGAATTCTTATCAGAAGAACGTTTACAGCAAGTAGCAGAAGACACTAAAGTTGGAGGCGCAACACTTACCAAACTTTTAGGAACTTCGGCTTGGTATGCACCAGGAGCGGCAGTTAGCGGATTGGTTCAGGCGATTGCTTGCGACCAGAAGAAAATGTATCCATGTTCAACCTTATTAGACGGTGAATATGAATTATCTGATATTTGTATCGGAGTACCAGTGATTTTAGGTAAAAACGGTATTGAAAGTATTGTTAATATTCCTTTAAGTGATGCCGAAAAAGCACACATGCAATCAAGCGCCGAAGGCGTTAGAAAAACCAATGGTTTACTTGAACTATAA